ACTTAAGGTCGGTAGCAAGATTTGCGTTTATCAACGCAGTTAAATAGTTTGGCAATtctctttttaatgttttcaaacttATCTGATTTAAttcattatacaaaaatattttagttgagcaagtttcattttttagtttgaCAACATCCTTTACTTTACAAACTTCTAAATTAATCTCTTCGCATAGTAGcttaacattatttttacatttaatattgcTTATTTCCGAGATTAGTGTTGAAACTGCCGTGTGTTCTCCGAATTCATCTATAAGTAACTGCCTCAGCGTCATCCCATCTGGTGGTTGCTCTCGCCTAACCACGTCCAATGCAGCGCCTCTGAGTATATTTATGACACAGTATAGATAGAATACTTTCGTCTCTTCCGATATAACAGGAGACTGTGGCATGATCGCGTCGACCACTTGAATAAAAAGTGCTAAGTAGTTTCGATCACCATTAAATGGTTGAATAAGTTTGATATTTTGAATCGCCATTTCTCTGGTTTCACGTTCCATTTTGTTGTTTGcctctttaattttaattgatttcaaaatttggctTAATTCTTCTTCCATAAACTGTCGGCTTTGGTTTTATTCACCTTCGTTTGTAATGTTGCCTTTGGacttttgattttgtttcaCCAAGTAGGTAGTCGCACTTACGACATTCTGCATTCGTTTTCtcttcagcaattttttttgttattaaggATTGTGGAATAgagtttttgttgaaaaatttatcgaatattaattattttgattttattttattcctttttttgttttattctattttttttttttgttctattttatttttaacgtattgtgatatttttgttcCACTGTTCGATCGTAACTTAGTTCGTTTTGTTTGTTacgataattttttcgttttcttcgcTCCGACGTTACACTTTTACGTTCTTGTTGTTAAACTATTCGTTTTGTTCTTTACGATATTTTCTCTTCACTTTTCACGTTTTTCTTTTACGTTGGCTATACACTCTCtatgttaaacaatttagttttatttgttacgataatttgttcTTTACGATATTTTTTCCTCACGATTTAAACGTTCTCTTTCATTTTTCCACTACCACGATGTTTAGGGTtatcaaatgtttattttacgatgtttaagttttaatgaaattggTTTTTACGATATACATTCTTTTCCACGATGTTAAACgatatctttcacttttccaCTTCCACGTGCTTTCACTACCACGTGCTTTCACTAACACGTTGTCCCGAGTCACCGAATGCACGATGTAAAGGTTTTAATCTTTTTGCTTTGTATGATAaaccaaaaactgtttttttcattattcattaaatttgatCTTTTTGTTCTACAGTATGTAAATTTTTCCTTcacgatttctttttttttcactacatcgatttttttttgctagcttgaaaagctattttatttaaaatgtatcaaaattagttatttatttttttaatttttttattttagtttatttttgcgCATGTTGGCAATGTTGCATTCGATGCTTTTGCTGTCAAAAGTCTCCAATGAAACATTAGGATATGtcacttacataagtatgtatgtcgatgtaaacaaataactttgttaatttggatatcatttttgaaatgacGAATGACCctgtaattttgtaataaatgacAAACTACTGTGTTTGCAAAGtactttgtaaataaatttcaatgtaaTCGAAGTATGCTGTTTTCATGTTTCTCTTCATTATATCCTTCGGTGTGAGAGCGAGGTAAAAGCATTTCGTTTTGCCGAGTGTGCTTCTGCGCGTCACGATAAAATCAACGAGTGTTGGAAAGGCAAAAAAGAGACAAAGAATGTGCACAAGGCTTTGTTCTGGTAGATATACTAAGAGTGATGAAGCGCTTTTGGTACTGTTTCATTGGTGTGCAAGTACGTGAGGAAATCGGTCGCACAGTTGTTCGCTACGCTTCGCCAGAAATATATTAACTTAGAGAAGTGGAAACCGGCTTGCCCATGAACGGCGCTCCTACTGCTGCACCAAATTGTACGGACATCAATACAGACGATGCTACCACATATGGACCGACATGTATATACAAGTCCgggtattagggtgtacctaaatacaaaatattcgtacataaaatattttaatatataaaaatcgcggtttaatagtaattaacaattcaaaataaaatataataaacaattgtACCATTGCAAGTAAATACAAAacgatattaataaaatatacgcCTCTATCGATATAATCtgaaaaaactcttatttatttaaaagcgtACACAATTTATTTCACTCCGATTAGATACTACAAATCAGTTTATACtgagtaaaatttaaatcattttgacaaatattttctatatgagtatataaaataacaaatataaatatttttataatataataaaaatggttaataacgaaaaaaaatcaaaataaacccGCAGGAGCTACATGCTCAAAACaggctattaaatttatttcagaaagtgacagtttaacaagatactgcactagattggCCTCTTCTCCGATCCACGAAaacttaaaatcattattagaaataaaaagccaaaatcttaaaaatttttggactcgcctctaagcggctcatgacgctgTAGTAGATTCCgacaattcagatctaccacagaattttaaatcatcggcttacgatatttatgaaaactgtttaattaaagcaattgcacatactccccacagtagagtagagctgccaccaatgcaacaatatcaagaggcaagttaaGGCATCTACCTCGAGGTGCTCGCATGTGgcacagaaacattttatggaggttatgaagaatggccgtccttccgggacatgtttacagccgtttacatcaaccatccgcAACTatcaaaatcacaaaaattgtatcacctcagatacaaaaccaatggtcaagcaggcataatagtaaaacagttcgctcttaatgacgataatttcaatttggcttgggaagctctaaaagcgagatatgaaaacgaaagtatactggtcgataaacaagtaacgacactgatgaacttgccaaaaattaagaaagaaacaagtgtagaacTCATGAAACTaaaatccactgtttcaaattatttgtcggttctatcgaccctaaatattcccacagcagctgggacccaattctggtaaacatttgcaccgtcgcgttaccagaaaagtcgttacttctatgggagcaatcgctctcatcacgaaaaagtgcccaacgtggcaacaaatgaaagattttctcaccacccaatatgaaattgcggaaaggttagaagaaaaaataatcataattaagaacattaaacaggaccaaaatggaagcttagaTAAAccccaagttagtaacaaaaacaaatcaaacaaaaactttcacaaaacgcaatcgttctTATCTGAACAAAGAAATCATATGTCATGCGAACTGTGCACAAGACGGCATTAGCTTAAATCTTgagagaagtttaaaaaattgaatgccAATGAAAGGACAGATCAAAaggactctgtacaaactgcttgtctcACTCATACAATCttaataattgcaaaagcaaatttaactgcttatattgtcacaaaagacacaactcaatgcttcatcacagcagatatcccatctcaccccaaagaagcgcGTATAcacaaagaaccacgggtttaattgcaaaagcaaaccCCGAAAACCAAAATTCTATAGAATGCCAGgtgacaccatgttgctcaaaggcacaaaaagttcaaacgctgcacagtgGACTAGTTGCAGAACCAGtttccaccataccaactcaagttaaaaaaaaaaataacttaattcacaattaaggaaacttccaataacaaacaaatctataaaagatcagtattgtagGGGCTACTtgaaagccacaactactcgatcaaataatggccgggtATGTCGTACAACAACCAATTgagccacaattttctaatacCCCACATAAAGATAGAAAAACCAAGGTCAGATTTCAAactaacaatattaaaaactcaaatatatggtacttttcgaccccgcaggatggctttcgccaataatgacaaaaagaaacaaatttcgaaaacaaaaaataaaaatcaaagagcTATGGCGGGCTACTACTtgccaaattagtgcatacgcacaTAAATATTACTCATAATAAAATGATCCAAAAGGTTGAATTATATTCGCATCTATATAAGCGCTCCTCACCTTGGTGATTAatgggaatcagctatacaaagcattaGTTAATCATGAAGAATTctcctaactccagggctaaggcCATATCTGAGcgaggcgtggagttactatccttcataagccgagaATAAGTAAAATGCATACAATTGCCGATAATACCGAAACAACcggcaaataataaacaaccgaTATACCTTAccgataaaataagaaataataaataaccactagtaaaataaataaacacaaatttttttttttactataataatAAGTCGTCAAAACACGCAAAAGGAAATTACTACCTCAAGCACCactacttaaataaaatacaaatttatattaaaaccattttatattaaaagcgATTTGCTTCTTACAGCTAATATTCAGCAACCTCGGCTACTCCGCCAACAGTAAGCCGAATTACATGTATCCCCTGATACAAAATACTacgcaaaatattcgcctagggggcccaggatgcgtaaatgagttaagcatccacccactttaACCGGAAAAAATGGCACACACTAATAAAACACAGCAATACACCATATTTGACGACACCACATTCGTACACAACACATCTCACTACACCTGTACATCCACCCACTCAGCATAAAGGATGGTCCCCGGAGCAGATTCAACACATTCGTTTACATACAATTCGTCTGCATAATTAGCAAAACACCTTTCGCTCCAAAGTACATAGATCCTGCGCGCTACGATTAAGTCGACATTAACATAATAAATACGACGAGCCTGCGTGATAAAATCTTTTGGGTACTCATATCAAGTGTAACATCGGCATCCGAATTTTTCCTAATATTCTATTTACGTCTGTAAagcaatataattaaataaaatgtaaatataacaaACCGAGATActgaagttttattttaacgATATTGTACGTGTGTGATGTGTGCTTCTCATTACATTCGGTTCActtctaaacaaatttatttacaaaatgaatctaaaaaaacatggggaaaaattaaaaaaaaacgttaattacttttttatttatcaacattttttcatgattctagtagagATGAAAACCAttcgtactttttaagaataaagtagatttttgtgtttcagatggtccaaacatgagaaatcgtgtccggaAGTGAAAAagcgcatctcattcacccagccatttctccgacagatgtcatcaaaaaattccgaaaaaaaattgtttatacactccacgatatacctcatgatatgtgaaaaaagttctattgtagaataaaaatttctatgaaaaaaagccaaaaaaaaggccagattaccctactgaccccttaaaggCTTAACTGTGAACATATTTAGCTCTACCTCTGTAGtatgatacatttttttccaaaacagctgattaaattttatcaagaaagtgcaaaatcaaaaactgtcagtcatttaattgaaagtaaaactttcaaattttttcaacacataTTCAGTGAAGATGAGATTTGGTAGAGGATGCCATTGACGAGGTGTATGATGATTTGCTCACTATACTAAACTGTCGTAGTACGAGAAAAGTTCAACGAACTACCATTTTGTGTAGGTTACGTGGATGGCACTGAAATAAAACTCGCCGAATCTTCAATATCATGAGTCGTTCTTTTCCAGAaatcatatgtatacatatatgcaatgaAGGCTCAAATGGTTTGCGACTACAAGCTCAAAATTCGCGATGTTGTCGTTGGCTACAATGGTTCTACTCacgaagcaaaaatatttaaaaacattcagTAACATTATTATAAGAAGCGACTCTCAACAATTTGAACTACctaaaagaaagaaattcaaCAAACAGCATAGCAAACACCGTGTTAGAATTGAACACTGTTTCGGCTAATTAAAAAAGCGATTTTGCAGTCTAAAAGAGCTCAGGATTCGAATTCGAAATAAAAGTGgccaaaaataatgtaactaGTAtgctatatattaaatatactacATGATAGcactaaaaataagaattacAATGAGAGTACACATGAAGACTTGAATTAAAAAGACAATCGTTATATCATCTTATGTTCTCAAAtgcagtttaattaaattagaaattagaaattaatcacatatgtacatataaaaagtaTGCATCACTTCCAGATATCTCATTATTTACACGTATCTAACATTTGTACAAtcttgttcaaatatattgaacaggcttatcttcgccaatGCCGAGGCAGTacaaagtaaatacataaacaaacgcatttatatgaggcacgtatgcaagttaataccaccagttcatattacatgaacatatttattgtattcaCAGTTTATGGGAAATTTCATATGTGGCAACTTTGCCCGATATTTGACATTTAAACTGTGAACGCacaattagtgtttttgtttcctGGTAAAGTGGCAACTTTGATCAGCTGACTATTCGCGTTTAGAAAAAATGGAAAGCAACACAGAAATACAGAAGGTAAACGCaattcgcaatatttttatagcaaattaatttttaattcttgaataaaaatgtctcaTTTAAATGGAAAGCAAAATATATTGAACGCACTTAGCTACAAATGTATACTGGACATAACCGCTAATGAttctagtatgtatatatacttattacataaaattacctaccgaagttattttttacaattttgttaaaGGCAGTGACGAAGAGGATGACGATATCCTAATAAAATTTGCCATTGATGCAGCGCTTATTATAGCTAATCGGAGAAGTACCCATTTGGGTATACCAAAGTCTTCGCAATGGGTCAATAATGTTCTTCCCAGATTTGATAGTGGCCGCATGCGACAAATGTTGCGCATAGAATTCTTTGAGTTCAACTATATATTATCCTTAATCAAGCAAGACCctgttttccaaaacaaaaattttgttccacAATTACCAATCGATCTTCAACTAAAGATAACACTTTTTCGTCTGGGATCAAGTGGAGAGAGTGCCTCTATTAGAAAGATTGCAACATTGTTCGGAATAGGCGATGGCGGAACAGTTACCAAAGTGACAGAGCGGGTTATTACCGCACATGACCCATGTGGTCCGTACTGAAACATAAtatgtactttgctaatactgtccgccttaggtggtcctaaaatgtaattcatagattgtaagatgaatctttccacttgtaacatatgtccaatctcaagtggattgtaggtatagttcctagaatgtaagattaatatttgtatctaggcttaagcaaaatattgtatttaagaaaaggTAATAAAGCaaacgaggcagttgaccacaggcagttgaccacgggcagttgcccgtagttccCCACGAGAACTGGACtgaattattaatttgcatttatatgcaatacgtatgtatgcactcaacaattaacaaacaaacatatttactgAAGATAATATATTGACCTAAGATATGCATTTAGgcaattgaatacaaatgtgcatgtgtACTTGGAAACAATACCATACCATGTAGCATAAACAAcgtgctacatacatatgaacatgcacacatacacgtatACTACTATTAAGATAgttcttaaaattgtatataaatacgtgAAAACTCTAAATAAAATCAGACTGAAATAGTTCTCGTAGAATGAAATAATTCTCAGCTCAGTGAAGGTCTTTTCATTTCctcccaccagtggtaaggtttgataaaatcttcattGAGTTTTAAAACATTTGGTCCTTCGAACCGGATATAGGTCtcagccaaaaaaaaaagacctGTATAAGGAAAATACAGGCAATATATGTAAAAGTcctatcatatatgtatgtatgtatataggaaaTATAAAAGACCTGCCTGtgtaaatgcaaattaataaagaaattataagaCGGGTCCATATACCCGCATATTTAT
Above is a genomic segment from Bactrocera neohumeralis isolate Rockhampton unplaced genomic scaffold, APGP_CSIRO_Bneo_wtdbg2-racon-allhic-juicebox.fasta_v2 cluster09, whole genome shotgun sequence containing:
- the LOC126764564 gene encoding uncharacterized protein LOC126764564; its protein translation is MESNTEIQKQNILNALSYKCILDITANDSSSDEEDDDILIKFAIDAALIIANRRSTHLGIPKSSQWVNNVLPRFDSGRMRQMLRIEFFEFNYILSLIKQDPVFQNKNFVPQLPIDLQLKITLFRLGSSGESASIRKIATLFGIGDGGTVTKVTERVITAHDPCGPY